A genomic stretch from Shewanella sediminis HAW-EB3 includes:
- a CDS encoding fumarylacetoacetate hydrolase family protein, protein MKLASYNNGRRDGQLMLVSKDLSKAVAVPAIAHTMQQLLDTWELLQPQLQELYEALNDGLIDSAVDFDEAKCLSPLPRAYQWADGSAYVNHVELVRKARGAQMPETFWTDPLVYQGGSDCFIAPKADIPLASEEWGIDFESEIAVVTDDVPMGVTTQNAEKHIKLLMLVNDVSLRNLIPGELAKGFGFYQAKPSSSFSPVAVTPEELGARWEDSKVHLPLITHLNESLFGRPNAGVDMTFNFSQLVSHVAKTRPLGAGAIIGSGTISNYDRSAGSSCLAETRMLETIAEGKPTTSFMKFGDRVRIEMLDDNQKTIFGSIDQQVVEYKG, encoded by the coding sequence ATGAAGTTAGCCAGTTATAACAATGGTCGTCGCGACGGTCAGTTGATGTTAGTGAGTAAAGATCTATCTAAAGCTGTGGCTGTCCCCGCCATTGCCCATACCATGCAGCAGTTGCTCGATACATGGGAGCTGCTTCAGCCACAACTGCAAGAGTTGTATGAAGCGTTAAATGACGGTTTGATTGACAGTGCTGTCGATTTTGATGAAGCGAAGTGTTTGTCTCCTCTGCCGCGCGCCTATCAATGGGCTGACGGTAGTGCCTATGTCAATCACGTCGAACTCGTACGTAAGGCCAGGGGCGCACAGATGCCAGAGACATTCTGGACCGATCCTTTAGTTTATCAAGGTGGCTCCGACTGTTTTATCGCGCCTAAGGCCGATATCCCATTGGCGAGTGAAGAGTGGGGCATCGATTTTGAGTCTGAAATCGCGGTGGTCACCGATGATGTGCCTATGGGCGTTACAACGCAGAATGCCGAAAAGCACATTAAACTGTTAATGCTTGTCAATGATGTTTCGCTGCGTAACCTAATTCCGGGTGAGTTAGCGAAAGGGTTTGGTTTCTATCAAGCCAAACCGTCGAGCAGCTTCTCTCCGGTCGCGGTGACACCGGAAGAGCTGGGTGCGCGCTGGGAAGACTCTAAGGTACATCTACCTTTAATCACCCATCTGAATGAGTCCCTCTTCGGTCGCCCTAATGCTGGCGTCGATATGACGTTTAACTTCAGCCAACTAGTCTCTCATGTGGCCAAAACTCGCCCCTTAGGCGCCGGTGCCATCATAGGTTCAGGTACTATCTCCAATTATGACCGCAGTGCCGGTTCAAGTTGTTTAGCCGAAACGCGAATGTTGGAAACGATAGCCGAAGGCAAGCCAACGACCTCATTTATGAAATTTGGCGATCGTGTACGTATTGAGATGCTGGATGATAACCAAAAGACTATTTTTGGCTCCATCGATCAGCAAGTTGTCGAGTATAAAGGGTAA